One stretch of Kogia breviceps isolate mKogBre1 chromosome 18, mKogBre1 haplotype 1, whole genome shotgun sequence DNA includes these proteins:
- the ZNF135 gene encoding zinc finger protein 135 isoform X3, giving the protein MKNCLPRSWLFPQEARGGGNDRRAPHCQGPGHWLPKPDVISLLEHEAELWLVDKGAPRGVCTDFETRQTKLSTVKQDITEEIPNNALVESFLWESLWNSKGENAEGHWEQGRKRPDSHVVQAAFMPVKTPTQEQQQGNGFGENLSLRPDLPTQPMTPKRQGPPMWGTHGKRENPDSDTQQKTCAKEKPYRCEECGKAFSHSSALIEHHRTHTGERPYECHECGKGFRNSSALTKHQRIHTGEKPYKCTQCGRTFNQIAPLIQHQRTHTGEKPYECSECGKSFSFRSSFSQHERTHTGEKPYTCSQCGKAFRQSIHLTQHLRIHTGEKPYQCGECGKAFSHSSSLTKHQRIHTGEKPYECQACGKAFTQITPLIQHQRTHTGERPYECSECGKAFSQSTLLTEHRRIHTGEKPYGCNECGKTFSHSSSLSQHERTHTGEKPYSCSQCGKAFRQSTHLTQHQRIHTGEKPYECSECGKAFSHSSSLTKHQRIHTGEKPYECNECGRAFSQLAPLIQHQRIHTGEKPYECNECGRAFSQSSLLIEHQRIHTKEKPYGCNECGKSFSHSSSLSQHERTHTGEKPYECQDCGKSFRQSTHLTQHRRIHTGEKPYECRDCGKAFTHSSSLTKHQRTHAG; this is encoded by the exons ATGAAG AACTGCCTGCCGAGGAGCTGGCTGTTCCCGCAAGAGGCCCGAGGAGGAGGGAATGACCGCCGGGCTCCTCACTGCCAGGGACCCG GACACTGGCTCCCAAAGCCGGACGTCATCTCCCTGCTGGAGCACGAGGCAGAGCTGTGGCTGGTGGACAAGGGAGCCCCCCGAGGTGTGTGCACAG aCTTTGAAACTAGACAAACCAAACTATCAACTGTGAAGCAAGACATAACTGAAGAAATACCCAATAATGCCCTGGTAGAAAGCTTCCTGTGGGAAAGTCTGTGGAACTCCAAGGGTGAAAATGCTGAGGGCCACTGGGAACAGGGTCGCAAGAGGCCAGATAGCCATGTGGTGCAGGCTGCCTTCATGCCTGTGAAGACACCCACTCAGGAGCAGCAGCAGGGGAATGGGTTTGGGGAAAACTTGAGTCTGAGGCCTGATCTCCCAACTCAACCAATGACTCCTAAAAGGCAAGGCCCCCCCATGTGGGGAACACATGGAAAGAGGGAGAATCCAGACTCAGATACTCAACAGAAAACCTGTGCAAAAGAGAAGCCCTACAGATGTGAGGAATGTGGAAAGGCCTTTAGTCACAGCTCAGCACTCATTGAACACCACCGAACACACACGGGAGAGAGACCTTACGAATGTCACGAATGTGGAAAAGGCTTCCGAAACAGCTCAGCACTTACCAAACACCAGAGAATCCACACTGGTGAGAAGCCTTATAAGTGCACTCAGTGCGGGAGGACCTTCAACCAAATTGCCCCACTGATCCAGCACCAGAGAACTCATACAGGTGAGAAGCCCTacgagtgcagtgaatgtgggaaatccttcAGTTTTAGGTCCTCCTTCAGCCAACACGAGCGGACACACACAGGTGAGAAGCCCTACACGTGCAGTCAGTGCGGGAAGGCCTTCCGGCAGAGCATCCACCTCACCCAGCACCTGCGAATCCACACCGGGGAGAAGCCCTACCAGTGTGGAGAATGCGGCAAGGCCTTCAGCCACAGCTCATCCCTGACCAAACACCAGCGGATCCACACGGGGGAGAAGCCCTACGAGTGCCAGGCATGTGGAAAAGCCTTCACCCAGATCACACCACTGATTCAGCATCAgaggacacacacaggcgagCGGCCCTATGAGTGCAGCGAGTGCGGGAAGGCCTTCAGCCAGAGCACGCTCCTGACCGAGCATCGGAGGATCCACACAGGAGAGAAGCCCTACGGGTGCAACGAGTGTGGGAAAACCTTCAGTCACAGCTCGTCGCTTAGCCAGCACGAGAGGACGCACACGGGTGAGAAGCCCTACTCGTGCAGTCAGTGCGGGAAGGCCTTCCGACAGAGCACACACCTCACTCAGCACCAAAGAATACACACCGGGGAGAAACCCTATGAGTGTAGCGAGTGCGGGAAAGCCTTCAGCCACAGTTCGTCGCTGACCAAACACCAGCGGatccacactggggagaagcCCTACGAGTGTAACGAGTGTGGCAGAGCCTTCAGCCAGCTTGCTCCACTCATTCAACACCAGAGGATCCACACGGGAGAGAAGCCCTATGAGTGTAACGAGTGTGGCAGGGCCTTCAGCCAGAGCTCCCTCCTCATAGAACACCAGAGGATTCACACCAAGGAGAAACCCTATGGGTGCAACGAATGTGGAAAATCCTTCAGCCACAGCTCATCGCTCAGCCAGCATGAGAGGACACACACTGGGGAAAAGCCCTACGAGTGCCAGGATTGTGGAAAATCCTTCAGGCAGAGTACCCACCTCACTCAGCACCGGAGGATCCACACAGGAGAGAAGCCATATGAGTGCAGGgactgtgggaaagcctttaCACACAGCTCCTCCCTTACCAAGCACCAGAGAACTCATGCTGGGTAG
- the ZNF135 gene encoding zinc finger protein 135 isoform X4 yields MLETFGLLASVGHWLPKPDVISLLEHEAELWLVDKGAPRGVCTDFETRQTKLSTVKQDITEEIPNNALVESFLWESLWNSKGENAEGHWEQGRKRPDSHVVQAAFMPVKTPTQEQQQGNGFGENLSLRPDLPTQPMTPKRQGPPMWGTHGKRENPDSDTQQKTCAKEKPYRCEECGKAFSHSSALIEHHRTHTGERPYECHECGKGFRNSSALTKHQRIHTGEKPYKCTQCGRTFNQIAPLIQHQRTHTGEKPYECSECGKSFSFRSSFSQHERTHTGEKPYTCSQCGKAFRQSIHLTQHLRIHTGEKPYQCGECGKAFSHSSSLTKHQRIHTGEKPYECQACGKAFTQITPLIQHQRTHTGERPYECSECGKAFSQSTLLTEHRRIHTGEKPYGCNECGKTFSHSSSLSQHERTHTGEKPYSCSQCGKAFRQSTHLTQHQRIHTGEKPYECSECGKAFSHSSSLTKHQRIHTGEKPYECNECGRAFSQLAPLIQHQRIHTGEKPYECNECGRAFSQSSLLIEHQRIHTKEKPYGCNECGKSFSHSSSLSQHERTHTGEKPYECQDCGKSFRQSTHLTQHRRIHTGEKPYECRDCGKAFTHSSSLTKHQRTHAG; encoded by the exons ATGCTGGAGACCTTTGGGCTCCTAGCCTCTGTGG GACACTGGCTCCCAAAGCCGGACGTCATCTCCCTGCTGGAGCACGAGGCAGAGCTGTGGCTGGTGGACAAGGGAGCCCCCCGAGGTGTGTGCACAG aCTTTGAAACTAGACAAACCAAACTATCAACTGTGAAGCAAGACATAACTGAAGAAATACCCAATAATGCCCTGGTAGAAAGCTTCCTGTGGGAAAGTCTGTGGAACTCCAAGGGTGAAAATGCTGAGGGCCACTGGGAACAGGGTCGCAAGAGGCCAGATAGCCATGTGGTGCAGGCTGCCTTCATGCCTGTGAAGACACCCACTCAGGAGCAGCAGCAGGGGAATGGGTTTGGGGAAAACTTGAGTCTGAGGCCTGATCTCCCAACTCAACCAATGACTCCTAAAAGGCAAGGCCCCCCCATGTGGGGAACACATGGAAAGAGGGAGAATCCAGACTCAGATACTCAACAGAAAACCTGTGCAAAAGAGAAGCCCTACAGATGTGAGGAATGTGGAAAGGCCTTTAGTCACAGCTCAGCACTCATTGAACACCACCGAACACACACGGGAGAGAGACCTTACGAATGTCACGAATGTGGAAAAGGCTTCCGAAACAGCTCAGCACTTACCAAACACCAGAGAATCCACACTGGTGAGAAGCCTTATAAGTGCACTCAGTGCGGGAGGACCTTCAACCAAATTGCCCCACTGATCCAGCACCAGAGAACTCATACAGGTGAGAAGCCCTacgagtgcagtgaatgtgggaaatccttcAGTTTTAGGTCCTCCTTCAGCCAACACGAGCGGACACACACAGGTGAGAAGCCCTACACGTGCAGTCAGTGCGGGAAGGCCTTCCGGCAGAGCATCCACCTCACCCAGCACCTGCGAATCCACACCGGGGAGAAGCCCTACCAGTGTGGAGAATGCGGCAAGGCCTTCAGCCACAGCTCATCCCTGACCAAACACCAGCGGATCCACACGGGGGAGAAGCCCTACGAGTGCCAGGCATGTGGAAAAGCCTTCACCCAGATCACACCACTGATTCAGCATCAgaggacacacacaggcgagCGGCCCTATGAGTGCAGCGAGTGCGGGAAGGCCTTCAGCCAGAGCACGCTCCTGACCGAGCATCGGAGGATCCACACAGGAGAGAAGCCCTACGGGTGCAACGAGTGTGGGAAAACCTTCAGTCACAGCTCGTCGCTTAGCCAGCACGAGAGGACGCACACGGGTGAGAAGCCCTACTCGTGCAGTCAGTGCGGGAAGGCCTTCCGACAGAGCACACACCTCACTCAGCACCAAAGAATACACACCGGGGAGAAACCCTATGAGTGTAGCGAGTGCGGGAAAGCCTTCAGCCACAGTTCGTCGCTGACCAAACACCAGCGGatccacactggggagaagcCCTACGAGTGTAACGAGTGTGGCAGAGCCTTCAGCCAGCTTGCTCCACTCATTCAACACCAGAGGATCCACACGGGAGAGAAGCCCTATGAGTGTAACGAGTGTGGCAGGGCCTTCAGCCAGAGCTCCCTCCTCATAGAACACCAGAGGATTCACACCAAGGAGAAACCCTATGGGTGCAACGAATGTGGAAAATCCTTCAGCCACAGCTCATCGCTCAGCCAGCATGAGAGGACACACACTGGGGAAAAGCCCTACGAGTGCCAGGATTGTGGAAAATCCTTCAGGCAGAGTACCCACCTCACTCAGCACCGGAGGATCCACACAGGAGAGAAGCCATATGAGTGCAGGgactgtgggaaagcctttaCACACAGCTCCTCCCTTACCAAGCACCAGAGAACTCATGCTGGGTAG
- the ZNF135 gene encoding zinc finger protein 135 isoform X2, with protein MTAGLLTARDPEQVTFEDVVVEFTWEEWGQLEPAQRTLYRDVMLETFGLLASVGHWLPKPDVISLLEHEAELWLVDKGAPRGVCTDFETRQTKLSTVKQDITEEIPNNALVESFLWESLWNSKGENAEGHWEQGRKRPDSHVVQAAFMPVKTPTQEQQQGNGFGENLSLRPDLPTQPMTPKRQGPPMWGTHGKRENPDSDTQQKTCAKEKPYRCEECGKAFSHSSALIEHHRTHTGERPYECHECGKGFRNSSALTKHQRIHTGEKPYKCTQCGRTFNQIAPLIQHQRTHTGEKPYECSECGKSFSFRSSFSQHERTHTGEKPYTCSQCGKAFRQSIHLTQHLRIHTGEKPYQCGECGKAFSHSSSLTKHQRIHTGEKPYECQACGKAFTQITPLIQHQRTHTGERPYECSECGKAFSQSTLLTEHRRIHTGEKPYGCNECGKTFSHSSSLSQHERTHTGEKPYSCSQCGKAFRQSTHLTQHQRIHTGEKPYECSECGKAFSHSSSLTKHQRIHTGEKPYECNECGRAFSQLAPLIQHQRIHTGEKPYECNECGRAFSQSSLLIEHQRIHTKEKPYGCNECGKSFSHSSSLSQHERTHTGEKPYECQDCGKSFRQSTHLTQHRRIHTGEKPYECRDCGKAFTHSSSLTKHQRTHAG; from the exons ATGACCGCCGGGCTCCTCACTGCCAGGGACCCG GAGCAAGTGACTTTTGAGGACGTGGTCGTGGAGTTCACCTGGGAGGAGTGGGGGCAGCTGGAGCCGGCCCAGAGGACCCTGTACCGAGATGTGATGCTGGAGACCTTTGGGCTCCTAGCCTCTGTGG GACACTGGCTCCCAAAGCCGGACGTCATCTCCCTGCTGGAGCACGAGGCAGAGCTGTGGCTGGTGGACAAGGGAGCCCCCCGAGGTGTGTGCACAG aCTTTGAAACTAGACAAACCAAACTATCAACTGTGAAGCAAGACATAACTGAAGAAATACCCAATAATGCCCTGGTAGAAAGCTTCCTGTGGGAAAGTCTGTGGAACTCCAAGGGTGAAAATGCTGAGGGCCACTGGGAACAGGGTCGCAAGAGGCCAGATAGCCATGTGGTGCAGGCTGCCTTCATGCCTGTGAAGACACCCACTCAGGAGCAGCAGCAGGGGAATGGGTTTGGGGAAAACTTGAGTCTGAGGCCTGATCTCCCAACTCAACCAATGACTCCTAAAAGGCAAGGCCCCCCCATGTGGGGAACACATGGAAAGAGGGAGAATCCAGACTCAGATACTCAACAGAAAACCTGTGCAAAAGAGAAGCCCTACAGATGTGAGGAATGTGGAAAGGCCTTTAGTCACAGCTCAGCACTCATTGAACACCACCGAACACACACGGGAGAGAGACCTTACGAATGTCACGAATGTGGAAAAGGCTTCCGAAACAGCTCAGCACTTACCAAACACCAGAGAATCCACACTGGTGAGAAGCCTTATAAGTGCACTCAGTGCGGGAGGACCTTCAACCAAATTGCCCCACTGATCCAGCACCAGAGAACTCATACAGGTGAGAAGCCCTacgagtgcagtgaatgtgggaaatccttcAGTTTTAGGTCCTCCTTCAGCCAACACGAGCGGACACACACAGGTGAGAAGCCCTACACGTGCAGTCAGTGCGGGAAGGCCTTCCGGCAGAGCATCCACCTCACCCAGCACCTGCGAATCCACACCGGGGAGAAGCCCTACCAGTGTGGAGAATGCGGCAAGGCCTTCAGCCACAGCTCATCCCTGACCAAACACCAGCGGATCCACACGGGGGAGAAGCCCTACGAGTGCCAGGCATGTGGAAAAGCCTTCACCCAGATCACACCACTGATTCAGCATCAgaggacacacacaggcgagCGGCCCTATGAGTGCAGCGAGTGCGGGAAGGCCTTCAGCCAGAGCACGCTCCTGACCGAGCATCGGAGGATCCACACAGGAGAGAAGCCCTACGGGTGCAACGAGTGTGGGAAAACCTTCAGTCACAGCTCGTCGCTTAGCCAGCACGAGAGGACGCACACGGGTGAGAAGCCCTACTCGTGCAGTCAGTGCGGGAAGGCCTTCCGACAGAGCACACACCTCACTCAGCACCAAAGAATACACACCGGGGAGAAACCCTATGAGTGTAGCGAGTGCGGGAAAGCCTTCAGCCACAGTTCGTCGCTGACCAAACACCAGCGGatccacactggggagaagcCCTACGAGTGTAACGAGTGTGGCAGAGCCTTCAGCCAGCTTGCTCCACTCATTCAACACCAGAGGATCCACACGGGAGAGAAGCCCTATGAGTGTAACGAGTGTGGCAGGGCCTTCAGCCAGAGCTCCCTCCTCATAGAACACCAGAGGATTCACACCAAGGAGAAACCCTATGGGTGCAACGAATGTGGAAAATCCTTCAGCCACAGCTCATCGCTCAGCCAGCATGAGAGGACACACACTGGGGAAAAGCCCTACGAGTGCCAGGATTGTGGAAAATCCTTCAGGCAGAGTACCCACCTCACTCAGCACCGGAGGATCCACACAGGAGAGAAGCCATATGAGTGCAGGgactgtgggaaagcctttaCACACAGCTCCTCCCTTACCAAGCACCAGAGAACTCATGCTGGGTAG
- the ZNF135 gene encoding zinc finger protein 135 isoform X1 has protein sequence MGPRPGTACRGAGCSRKRPEEEGMTAGLLTARDPEQVTFEDVVVEFTWEEWGQLEPAQRTLYRDVMLETFGLLASVGHWLPKPDVISLLEHEAELWLVDKGAPRGVCTDFETRQTKLSTVKQDITEEIPNNALVESFLWESLWNSKGENAEGHWEQGRKRPDSHVVQAAFMPVKTPTQEQQQGNGFGENLSLRPDLPTQPMTPKRQGPPMWGTHGKRENPDSDTQQKTCAKEKPYRCEECGKAFSHSSALIEHHRTHTGERPYECHECGKGFRNSSALTKHQRIHTGEKPYKCTQCGRTFNQIAPLIQHQRTHTGEKPYECSECGKSFSFRSSFSQHERTHTGEKPYTCSQCGKAFRQSIHLTQHLRIHTGEKPYQCGECGKAFSHSSSLTKHQRIHTGEKPYECQACGKAFTQITPLIQHQRTHTGERPYECSECGKAFSQSTLLTEHRRIHTGEKPYGCNECGKTFSHSSSLSQHERTHTGEKPYSCSQCGKAFRQSTHLTQHQRIHTGEKPYECSECGKAFSHSSSLTKHQRIHTGEKPYECNECGRAFSQLAPLIQHQRIHTGEKPYECNECGRAFSQSSLLIEHQRIHTKEKPYGCNECGKSFSHSSSLSQHERTHTGEKPYECQDCGKSFRQSTHLTQHRRIHTGEKPYECRDCGKAFTHSSSLTKHQRTHAG, from the exons ATGGGGCCCCGGCCCGG AACTGCCTGCCGAGGAGCTGGCTGTTCCCGCAAGAGGCCCGAGGAGGAGGGAATGACCGCCGGGCTCCTCACTGCCAGGGACCCG GAGCAAGTGACTTTTGAGGACGTGGTCGTGGAGTTCACCTGGGAGGAGTGGGGGCAGCTGGAGCCGGCCCAGAGGACCCTGTACCGAGATGTGATGCTGGAGACCTTTGGGCTCCTAGCCTCTGTGG GACACTGGCTCCCAAAGCCGGACGTCATCTCCCTGCTGGAGCACGAGGCAGAGCTGTGGCTGGTGGACAAGGGAGCCCCCCGAGGTGTGTGCACAG aCTTTGAAACTAGACAAACCAAACTATCAACTGTGAAGCAAGACATAACTGAAGAAATACCCAATAATGCCCTGGTAGAAAGCTTCCTGTGGGAAAGTCTGTGGAACTCCAAGGGTGAAAATGCTGAGGGCCACTGGGAACAGGGTCGCAAGAGGCCAGATAGCCATGTGGTGCAGGCTGCCTTCATGCCTGTGAAGACACCCACTCAGGAGCAGCAGCAGGGGAATGGGTTTGGGGAAAACTTGAGTCTGAGGCCTGATCTCCCAACTCAACCAATGACTCCTAAAAGGCAAGGCCCCCCCATGTGGGGAACACATGGAAAGAGGGAGAATCCAGACTCAGATACTCAACAGAAAACCTGTGCAAAAGAGAAGCCCTACAGATGTGAGGAATGTGGAAAGGCCTTTAGTCACAGCTCAGCACTCATTGAACACCACCGAACACACACGGGAGAGAGACCTTACGAATGTCACGAATGTGGAAAAGGCTTCCGAAACAGCTCAGCACTTACCAAACACCAGAGAATCCACACTGGTGAGAAGCCTTATAAGTGCACTCAGTGCGGGAGGACCTTCAACCAAATTGCCCCACTGATCCAGCACCAGAGAACTCATACAGGTGAGAAGCCCTacgagtgcagtgaatgtgggaaatccttcAGTTTTAGGTCCTCCTTCAGCCAACACGAGCGGACACACACAGGTGAGAAGCCCTACACGTGCAGTCAGTGCGGGAAGGCCTTCCGGCAGAGCATCCACCTCACCCAGCACCTGCGAATCCACACCGGGGAGAAGCCCTACCAGTGTGGAGAATGCGGCAAGGCCTTCAGCCACAGCTCATCCCTGACCAAACACCAGCGGATCCACACGGGGGAGAAGCCCTACGAGTGCCAGGCATGTGGAAAAGCCTTCACCCAGATCACACCACTGATTCAGCATCAgaggacacacacaggcgagCGGCCCTATGAGTGCAGCGAGTGCGGGAAGGCCTTCAGCCAGAGCACGCTCCTGACCGAGCATCGGAGGATCCACACAGGAGAGAAGCCCTACGGGTGCAACGAGTGTGGGAAAACCTTCAGTCACAGCTCGTCGCTTAGCCAGCACGAGAGGACGCACACGGGTGAGAAGCCCTACTCGTGCAGTCAGTGCGGGAAGGCCTTCCGACAGAGCACACACCTCACTCAGCACCAAAGAATACACACCGGGGAGAAACCCTATGAGTGTAGCGAGTGCGGGAAAGCCTTCAGCCACAGTTCGTCGCTGACCAAACACCAGCGGatccacactggggagaagcCCTACGAGTGTAACGAGTGTGGCAGAGCCTTCAGCCAGCTTGCTCCACTCATTCAACACCAGAGGATCCACACGGGAGAGAAGCCCTATGAGTGTAACGAGTGTGGCAGGGCCTTCAGCCAGAGCTCCCTCCTCATAGAACACCAGAGGATTCACACCAAGGAGAAACCCTATGGGTGCAACGAATGTGGAAAATCCTTCAGCCACAGCTCATCGCTCAGCCAGCATGAGAGGACACACACTGGGGAAAAGCCCTACGAGTGCCAGGATTGTGGAAAATCCTTCAGGCAGAGTACCCACCTCACTCAGCACCGGAGGATCCACACAGGAGAGAAGCCATATGAGTGCAGGgactgtgggaaagcctttaCACACAGCTCCTCCCTTACCAAGCACCAGAGAACTCATGCTGGGTAG
- the ZNF135 gene encoding zinc finger protein 135 isoform X5, giving the protein MPVKTPTQEQQQGNGFGENLSLRPDLPTQPMTPKRQGPPMWGTHGKRENPDSDTQQKTCAKEKPYRCEECGKAFSHSSALIEHHRTHTGERPYECHECGKGFRNSSALTKHQRIHTGEKPYKCTQCGRTFNQIAPLIQHQRTHTGEKPYECSECGKSFSFRSSFSQHERTHTGEKPYTCSQCGKAFRQSIHLTQHLRIHTGEKPYQCGECGKAFSHSSSLTKHQRIHTGEKPYECQACGKAFTQITPLIQHQRTHTGERPYECSECGKAFSQSTLLTEHRRIHTGEKPYGCNECGKTFSHSSSLSQHERTHTGEKPYSCSQCGKAFRQSTHLTQHQRIHTGEKPYECSECGKAFSHSSSLTKHQRIHTGEKPYECNECGRAFSQLAPLIQHQRIHTGEKPYECNECGRAFSQSSLLIEHQRIHTKEKPYGCNECGKSFSHSSSLSQHERTHTGEKPYECQDCGKSFRQSTHLTQHRRIHTGEKPYECRDCGKAFTHSSSLTKHQRTHAG; this is encoded by the coding sequence ATGCCTGTGAAGACACCCACTCAGGAGCAGCAGCAGGGGAATGGGTTTGGGGAAAACTTGAGTCTGAGGCCTGATCTCCCAACTCAACCAATGACTCCTAAAAGGCAAGGCCCCCCCATGTGGGGAACACATGGAAAGAGGGAGAATCCAGACTCAGATACTCAACAGAAAACCTGTGCAAAAGAGAAGCCCTACAGATGTGAGGAATGTGGAAAGGCCTTTAGTCACAGCTCAGCACTCATTGAACACCACCGAACACACACGGGAGAGAGACCTTACGAATGTCACGAATGTGGAAAAGGCTTCCGAAACAGCTCAGCACTTACCAAACACCAGAGAATCCACACTGGTGAGAAGCCTTATAAGTGCACTCAGTGCGGGAGGACCTTCAACCAAATTGCCCCACTGATCCAGCACCAGAGAACTCATACAGGTGAGAAGCCCTacgagtgcagtgaatgtgggaaatccttcAGTTTTAGGTCCTCCTTCAGCCAACACGAGCGGACACACACAGGTGAGAAGCCCTACACGTGCAGTCAGTGCGGGAAGGCCTTCCGGCAGAGCATCCACCTCACCCAGCACCTGCGAATCCACACCGGGGAGAAGCCCTACCAGTGTGGAGAATGCGGCAAGGCCTTCAGCCACAGCTCATCCCTGACCAAACACCAGCGGATCCACACGGGGGAGAAGCCCTACGAGTGCCAGGCATGTGGAAAAGCCTTCACCCAGATCACACCACTGATTCAGCATCAgaggacacacacaggcgagCGGCCCTATGAGTGCAGCGAGTGCGGGAAGGCCTTCAGCCAGAGCACGCTCCTGACCGAGCATCGGAGGATCCACACAGGAGAGAAGCCCTACGGGTGCAACGAGTGTGGGAAAACCTTCAGTCACAGCTCGTCGCTTAGCCAGCACGAGAGGACGCACACGGGTGAGAAGCCCTACTCGTGCAGTCAGTGCGGGAAGGCCTTCCGACAGAGCACACACCTCACTCAGCACCAAAGAATACACACCGGGGAGAAACCCTATGAGTGTAGCGAGTGCGGGAAAGCCTTCAGCCACAGTTCGTCGCTGACCAAACACCAGCGGatccacactggggagaagcCCTACGAGTGTAACGAGTGTGGCAGAGCCTTCAGCCAGCTTGCTCCACTCATTCAACACCAGAGGATCCACACGGGAGAGAAGCCCTATGAGTGTAACGAGTGTGGCAGGGCCTTCAGCCAGAGCTCCCTCCTCATAGAACACCAGAGGATTCACACCAAGGAGAAACCCTATGGGTGCAACGAATGTGGAAAATCCTTCAGCCACAGCTCATCGCTCAGCCAGCATGAGAGGACACACACTGGGGAAAAGCCCTACGAGTGCCAGGATTGTGGAAAATCCTTCAGGCAGAGTACCCACCTCACTCAGCACCGGAGGATCCACACAGGAGAGAAGCCATATGAGTGCAGGgactgtgggaaagcctttaCACACAGCTCCTCCCTTACCAAGCACCAGAGAACTCATGCTGGGTAG